A genomic segment from Drosophila miranda strain MSH22 chromosome 3, D.miranda_PacBio2.1, whole genome shotgun sequence encodes:
- the LOC108158818 gene encoding leucine-rich repeats and immunoglobulin-like domains protein 1, producing the protein MDVSAIKYGVEQQQENWSIFDNNATSSGRGSGSGKLILSGLASLLLGTKWRRRRRRRKHNDNANDDVGAEATAERARETATTSRNNDNCNYSTTNDFNKINKLLLITYILLITASTICQSSAQAPASASGPPSTASAGGLGAASPLSAFLKSGGASYNNQLPQQQLFAMLAKNGAGAGARGGGGDYTNPGLASSRQHFLSLHEDESDGDVDMDDDDLAALHVPLAASATSPQQLSSIQFASLETNGFVADDGDQYEQAEKELAAAAAASNANHNNINCPKECKCQNILFDCDKLHLERVPALPNHVQTLHLANNKLNDTTVLEIRNLSNLVKVTLKRNLLEVIPKFTGLTGLKHLILANNRIRSISSEALAVLPMLKTLDLSRNQLHSIEANSFPKSTRLAHLILNWNEIANVDEHSFAALNNLTDLELNNNRLNSLPVGVFKNLNRLKKLALSYNHLEINWSTFRGLLSLQRLQLKSNQIRSLQDGVFYVMRNIESIELDHNQISSLSRQGLFNLTKLHHLSLSNNSISRIELDTWEFTQSLESLDLSHNSISEFKPQHLDCLQRLKQLNLAHNKLQYLQENTFDCVKNLEELNLRRNRLSWIIEDQSAVAPFKALRKLRRLDLHGNNLKQISGKALSGLNNLELLNLGSNALASIQPNAFEHMLRLQKLIFKSLNFICDCELIWFRQWLQSHFAMQAPQLLANVVCGYPEHLLDRQLLTLTNSELICADSPKPKLKQEPDNMLAVKGANITLECIASSPTAASLAAADELKIKWRHDNQHIQERPGALHDGASTETQIHHDQSTNQTSIYGYLRLTNVTYESAGRFQCVVSNAFGTTYAQKFKISIGIHPSFMHVPSNLTLDAGETARLVCSASGDPMPEIALQKFGATDFPAATERRLQVIREENAFLITNAKPSDSGIYTCTAESAAGEIKVNATLMVNDKPQPTIPLVHQEVVVGRTCVLECLSEAANAELELEHPHREWFKENKPIHISPTTAEGERYYFTSSKELLVILNAQSNDAGHYRCEITDNSRTLTLQSELVVVKENLNWDVLLLGIVLLTVTCVLVDCCIIWCTLRYQKRKFLLSLAAERLAARTHASQHSTLDKDQTHLTTLNRTMLRPHQSQLVLDGIPSQQQPAQLRPRSLADLGCGDSQGGAHSRLIVTTTPSYEQRCLEQGLTLSYLQQTDLEAQQDHLSSKDSGTGSDAAVKRSLEDFAVAMSTRHKNHPHTDDEEDGDNDLQYAPTRALGISEYDDLELYELNHSVADAEQQHFLQNNNHNYDGGGGAGAGGGGGGGGGVAGAASKVLPRKCSAGAGAGVSGSAASSYNAIQQATTVDI; encoded by the exons ATGGACGTTTCGGCCATAAAATATGGAGTagaacagcagcaggagaacTGGAGTATATTCGACAACAATGCCACAAGCAGTGGccgaggcagtggcagtgggaaGCTGATATTGTCAGGCCTCGcttcgctgctgctgggcacCAAGTGGCGACGACGCCGCAGACGGCGCAAACACAACGACAATGCCAATGACGACGTTGGAGcagaagcaacagcagaaAGAGCAAGggaaacagcaacaacgagTCGCAATAATGATAATTGCAATTATTCTACAACCAATGATTTCAATAAAATCAATAAATTACTGCTAATTACGTACATTCTACTGATAACAGCGAGCACAATTTGTCAAAGCTCCGCACAGGCGCCAGCATCGGCGTCGGGGCCGCCTTCGACAGCATCCGCTGGTGGATTGGGCGCGGCATCGCCGTTGAGTGCCTTCCTGAAGTCGGGCGGAGCCTCCTACAATAACCAGTTGCCGCAGCAACAGCTCTTTGCCATGCTGGCCAAAAATGGTGCAGGCGCAGGAGCGAGAGGAGGAGGTGGGGACTACACCAATCCCGGCCTCGCCTCGTCCCGCCAGCACTTCCTCTCGCTGCACGAGGACGAATCCGATGGAGACGTGGACatggatgatgatgatctGGCCGCACTGCATGTCCCACTGGCCGCATCAGCCACATCTCCACAGCAGCTCTCGTCCATTCAATTCGCTTCGCTGGAGACCAACGGATTCGTGGCGGACGATGGCGATCAGTACGAGCAGGCGGAGAAGGAGCTGGCAGCCGCCGCGGCAGCGTCCAATGCGAACCACAACAACATCAACTGCCCCAAGGAGTGCAAGTGCCAGAATATCCTGTTCGACTGCGATAAGCTGCATCTGGAGAGGGTGCCCGCCCTGCCCAACCATGTGCAGACTCT GCATCTGGCGAATAACAAGCTGAACGACACGACCGTCCTGGAGATACGAAATCTGTCGAATCTGGTGAAGGT AACACTGAAACGCAACTTGCTGGAGGTGATACCCAAGTTCACGGGGCTGACTGGACTCAAGCACTTGATATTGGCCAACAATCGTATACGAAGCATCTCCAGCGAGGCTCTGGCAGTACTGCCCATGCTCAAGACCCTGGATTTGTCCAGGAATCAGCTGCACAGCATCGAGGCCAACTCTTTTCCCAAGTCAACGCGCCTGGCGCATTT AATACTGAACTGGAATGAGATAGCCAATGTGGATGAGCACTCGTTTGCGGCACTGAACAACCTGACGGACCTTGAGCTGAACAACAATCGCTTGAACAGCTTGCCGGTGGGCGTGTTCAAGAATCTTAACCGTTTGAAGAAGCT CGCACTTAGCTACAATCATCTGGAGATTAACTGGTCCACGTTTCGGGGTCTCCTATCGCTGCAGAGGCTTCAGCTAAAGTCAAACCAAATCCGATCGCTGCAGGACGGCGTCTTCTATGTCATGCGGAACATTGAGAGCATCGAGCTGGATCACAACCAAATCAGTTCGCTCTCCCGGCAGGGCCTTTTCAACCTGACAAAGCTGCACCACCTCTCGCTGTCGAACAACTCCATCTCCCGCATCGAGCTGGACACTTGGGAGTTTACTCAGTCTCTAGAGTCCCTCGATCTGTCGCACAACTCCATCAGCGAGTTCAAGCCGCAGCATTTGGACTGCTTGCAGCGATTGAAGCAGCTCAATTTGGCCCACAACAAGCTGCAGTATCTACAGGAAAACACCTTCGATTGCGTCAAGAATCTAGAGGAATTAAATTTACGGCGCAATCGTCTGTCCTGGATCATTGAGGATCAGAGTGCCGTTGCACCGTTCAAGGCCCTGCGCAAGCTGCGACGCCTCGATCTGCATGGCAATAATTTGAAACAGATCAGTGGCAAAGCCCTCAGTGGTCTTAATAACTTGGAGCTGCTGAATCTAGGCTCGAATGCGCTCGCCAGCATCCAGCCGAACGCGTTCGAGCACATGCTCCGACTGCAGAAGTTGATCTTCAAGTCCCTGAACTTCATTTGCGACTGCGAGCTCATTTGGTTCCGCCAGTGGCTACAGAGTCACTTTGCCATGCAGGCCCCCCAGTTACTGGCAAACGTGGTCTGTGGCTATCCCGAGCATCTGCTGGATCGTCAACTGCTCACACTGACCAACTCGGAGCTGATATGTG CTGACTCGCCGAAACCAAAGCTTAAACAGGAGCCGGACAATATGTTGGCCGTGAAGGGTGCCAACATCACATTGGAATGCATTGCCAGCTCTCCCACAGCCGCCTCACTGGCGGCCGCCGATGAGCTGAAGATCAAGTGGCGCCACGACAATCAGCACATTCAGGAGCGTCCAGGGGCCCTGCACGATGGAGCCAGCACAGAGACACAAATCCATCACGACCAGAGCACCAATCAGACCAGCATCTATGGATATCTACGGCTGACCAATGTGACCTACGAGAGTGCAGGACGCTTTCAGTGTGTGGTCTCCAATGCCTTTGGGACGACCTATGCGCAAAAGTTCAAGATATCCATAGGAA TTCATCCCAGTTTCATGCACGTGCCTTCCAACCTCACACTGGATGCCGGCGAAACAGCCAGACTTGTGTGCTCCGCCAGTGGAGACCCTATGCCGGAGATAGCTCTGCAAAAGTTTGGGGCCACTGATTTCCCAGCGGCAACCGAGCGTCGCCTTCAAGTTATACGCGAGGAAAACGCCTTCCTCATAACCAACGCCAAGCCCAGCGACTCGGGCATTTACACGTGCACTGCGGAGAGCGCTGCTGGCGAGATCAAGGTGAACGCCACACTGATGGTGAACG ACAAGCCACAGCCTACCATCCCCCTGGTGCATCAGGAGGTGGTTGTCGGGCGCACGTGTGTGCTTGAGTGCCTAAGTGAGGCAGCGAACgcagagctggagctggagcatCCCCACCGCGAATGGTTTAAGGAGAACAAGCCGATCCACATCTCACCAACGACGGCGGAAGGAGAGCGCTACTACTTTACGAGCAGCAAGGAACTGCTCGTGATTCTGAACGCCCAATCGAATGATGCGGGACACTATCGCTGCGAGATTACGGACAATTCGCGCACTCTCACCCTGCAGTCGGAGCTGGTGGTGGTCAAGGAGAATCTCAATTGGGATGTTCTGCTGCTGGGTATAGTCCTGCTGACTGTGACCTGCGTCCTGGTCGATTGCTGCATCATTTGGTGCACCCTGCGCTACCAGAAGCGAAAGTTCCTGCTGAGCCTTGCTGCCGAACGGCTGGCAGCGCGCACCCACGCCAGTCAGCACTCCACTCTGGACAAGGATCAAACCCATTTGACCACGTTGAATCGCACCATGCTGAGGCCCCACCAGTCCCAGCTTGTTCTAGATGGTATTCCttcccagcagcagccagcgcAACTGCGACCGCGCAGTCTCGCAGATCTGGGATGCGGCGATAGCCAGGGGGGGGCTCACAGTCGACTTATTGTGACCACAACGCCTTCGTATGAGCAACGCTGCCTGGAGCAGGGTCTGACGCTCAGCTATCTGCAGCAAACCGACTTAGAGGCACAGCAGGATCATCTGTCCAGCAAGGATTCGGGTACTGGCTCGGATGCGGCAGTCAAGCGCAGCCTGGAGGACTTTGCCGTGGCCATGAGCACCAGGCATAAGAATCACCCGCACACAGATGACGAAGAAGATGGAGACAATGATCTGCAATATGCTCCCACACGAGCTCTGGGCATCTCAGAGTACGACGACTTGGAGCTGTATGAGCTGAATCATTCGGTGGCCGACGCCGAGCAGCAGCATTTCCTGCAAAACAACAATCACAACTACGATGGGGGCGGTGGTGCAGGTgcgggtggtggtggtggtggtggtggtggtgtggcAGGTGCAGCATCTAAAGTGCTTCCTCGTAAATGCAGCGCCGGTGCTGGTGCCGGTGTCAGTGGCAGTGCCGCCAGCAGTTACAACGCCATTCAGCAGGCCACCACTGTGGACATCTAA
- the LOC108158820 gene encoding splicing factor YJU2, translating to MSERKVLNKYYPPDFDPSKIPRMKLAKNRQYTVRLMAPFNMRCVTCGEYIYKGKKFNARKEDVEHETYLGIRIYRFYIKCTRCLQEISFKTDPQNTDYEIEAGATRNFMALKLAEEQARRELQEEREEEANNPMKMLENRTEQSRNEIEMLESLEELRDLNRRQQAVDYTTMLQQYNTGETERERLEREEREDEELIKSVNFKSKPEGGTRIVAEEIIEEVKEEAVDPLPAPPPAKLAKPICPLPAAASKSKVLTAQPLVKRKIPLVLVKPKAAATTKPTATSTTATDIPKAAEVPKTPAPAAGLSLLAAYSDSSEDST from the exons ATGTCTGAGCGAAAGGTTCTTAAT AAATACTATCCCCCGGACTTCGATCCGTCGAAGATTCCGCGGATGAAATTGGCCAAAAACCGTCAATACACCGTTCGACTAATGGCCCCGTTCAATATGCGATGCGTGACCTGCGGCGAGTACATCTACAAGGGAAAGAAGTTCAATGCGCGCAAGGAGGATGTGGAGCACGAGACGTACCTGGGCATACGCATCTACAGGTTCTACATCAAGTGCACCCGATGTCTGCAGGAGATCTCATTCAAAACAGATCCGCAGAACACCGACTACGAGATCGAGGCGGGAGCCACGCGGAATTTCATGGCCCTAAAGCTGGCCGAAGAGCAGGCCCGTCGCGAGCTGCAAGAGGAACGCGAGGAGGAGGCGAATAATCCCATGAAAATGCTCGAGAATCGCACCGAGCAATCGCGCAATGAAATTGAAATGCTGGAGAGTCTCGAGGAGCTGCGCGACCTGAACCGACGACAGCAGGCCGTAGACTACACAACAATGCTGCAGCAATATAATACGGGGGAAACGGAGAGAGAACGCTTGGAGCGCGAGGAGCGAGAGGATGAGGAGCTTATCAA ATCTGTAAACTTTAAAAGCAAGCCCGAGGGTGGCACTCGAATAGTAGCCGAAGAAATCATTGAAGAGGTCAAAGAGGAGGCTGTGGACCCCTTGCCAGCCCCCCCGCCGGCTAAATTAGCCAAACCCATTTGCCCTCTTCCTGCGGCCGCATCCAAAAGCAAAGTTTTGACCGCTCAGCCTTTGGTTAAACGTAAAATCCCCTTGGTGCTGGTCAAGCCcaaggcagcagcaacgactAAGCCGACAGCAACCTCAACTACAGCAACGGATATTCCAAAGGCAGCTGAAGTTCCAAAGACCCCAGCTCCGGCAGCGGGTCTATCCCTTCTAGCCGCCTATAGCGATAGCTCAGAGGATTCCACCTGA